The proteins below come from a single Candidatus Methylomirabilis tolerans genomic window:
- a CDS encoding iron-sulfur cluster assembly accessory protein: protein MLTITESAQKKLRAIIEAEGKPGLGLRVAVVGEGPARVRYELAFATEENKEAGDTVIDIDGLMVYVDAESAPKLQGATVDFVEGVHESGFKIDNPNVGWKDPIAAAVQRVIDTRVNPGVAAHGGSVTLLDVKDGIAYITFGGGCHGCGMADVTLKQGVAVAIREAVPEIRQVLDTTDHAGGTNPYYKASTRGAPPWSDEQIDPFKDY, encoded by the coding sequence ATGCTTACAATCACTGAATCGGCGCAAAAGAAGCTTCGCGCAATTATAGAGGCCGAGGGGAAACCAGGTCTAGGGCTGCGTGTGGCGGTTGTTGGGGAAGGTCCTGCACGTGTCCGGTATGAGCTGGCGTTTGCGACAGAGGAGAACAAGGAGGCCGGGGACACCGTGATCGATATTGACGGCCTCATGGTGTACGTCGATGCGGAGAGCGCGCCCAAACTCCAGGGCGCCACGGTAGACTTCGTCGAGGGGGTCCACGAAAGCGGCTTTAAGATCGACAATCCGAACGTCGGATGGAAGGACCCGATAGCGGCGGCCGTTCAACGGGTGATAGACACTCGGGTTAATCCGGGCGTGGCGGCGCACGGCGGATCCGTGACGCTCCTTGATGTCAAGGATGGTATCGCCTACATCACCTTCGGCGGTGGGTGCCACGGCTGCGGAATGGCCGACGTGACACTGAAGCAGGGGGTCGCTGTGGCGATCCGGGAGGCGGTTCCAGAGATCCGCCAAGTCCTCGACACGACCGACCATGCGGGCGGCACCAACCCGTACTACAAGGCGTCTACCCGAGGAGCTCCCCCCTGGTCTGACGAGCAGATCGATCCATTCAAAGACTACTAA
- a CDS encoding TraR/DksA family transcriptional regulator, translating to MEQRNQTQVDSEDRSSQLLGLLTERRERLAARIRQALHERREESQMRDAPGSHGWGAAPEGNISLAMVAQQQQQLQAIEVAIQRHKAGTYGRCAGCGDEIPLPRLQALPFAQRCAACQEEWEAEKR from the coding sequence GTGGAGCAGCGTAATCAGACACAGGTAGACTCAGAGGACAGAAGCTCGCAACTCCTGGGGTTGCTGACCGAACGGCGTGAGCGGCTTGCCGCGCGGATCCGTCAGGCGCTTCACGAGCGGCGGGAGGAGTCTCAGATGCGGGATGCGCCGGGTTCTCACGGCTGGGGCGCGGCGCCGGAGGGCAACATCAGCCTGGCCATGGTGGCGCAGCAGCAGCAACAGCTTCAGGCGATCGAGGTGGCCATCCAGCGCCACAAGGCCGGGACGTACGGCCGCTGCGCCGGATGCGGCGACGAGATCCCCCTTCCCCGCCTGCAGGCCCTGCCCTTCGCCCAGCGTTGCGCAGCCTGCCAGGAAGAGTGGGAAGCAGAAAAACGATGA
- a CDS encoding DUF86 domain-containing protein, protein MTLNSDLIRSRCTEIEESVERLERLAALSREAFLADQDALDIACYRLLLAIEAALALCYHVSAKHLNRVPDEYAECFGLLGDAGIIPASLMERLQQMARFRNLLVHVYWKIDYGQVHEIIRQHLGDLRSFASAIVKLI, encoded by the coding sequence ATGACCCTGAACTCCGATCTCATCCGTTCACGGTGTACAGAGATCGAAGAATCGGTCGAACGTCTCGAACGGCTCGCTGCCCTTTCCCGCGAAGCATTTCTGGCCGATCAGGATGCGCTGGACATCGCGTGCTACCGACTCTTGCTGGCCATCGAGGCCGCCCTCGCCCTCTGCTATCACGTTTCAGCAAAACACTTGAATCGCGTCCCCGATGAATACGCGGAGTGTTTCGGATTACTTGGCGACGCCGGAATCATCCCCGCTTCCCTCATGGAACGCCTTCAACAGATGGCACGCTTCCGGAATCTCCTCGTCCATGTGTACTGGAAGATCGACTACGGGCAGGTTCACGAGATCATCCGCCAACATTTAGGCGACCTGAGAAGCTTCGCCTCGGCGATCGTCAAACTCATCTGA
- a CDS encoding SCO family protein codes for MRPIVPVGALMTLSLFTPAFPMANAHEIPEWEETYIQGVFSPKFIPPAAGTYDLPVIRRVSPVVLIDTAGRRVSTASLMRGKVAVVSFIYTACSDRLGCPLASVALRELQAQLLREGLQDQAVLLTISLDAERDTPAQLAKYARVFGAEPSLWHLLTAPSEQALRTVLESYGQDRVKVYDENGRFTGRYRHVLKVFLLDQAGNVRNIYSAGSLVPQVMVNDIKTVLAASTADRPN; via the coding sequence ATGCGCCCCATCGTCCCGGTCGGCGCATTGATGACGTTGAGCCTTTTCACGCCGGCCTTCCCGATGGCCAATGCCCACGAGATCCCTGAATGGGAGGAGACCTATATTCAGGGCGTGTTCTCGCCCAAGTTTATCCCACCAGCCGCCGGAACCTATGACCTGCCGGTCATCAGGCGCGTCTCGCCAGTCGTCCTGATCGATACCGCCGGCCGCCGCGTCAGTACCGCGTCCCTCATGCGCGGCAAGGTGGCGGTCGTGAGCTTCATCTATACCGCCTGCTCCGACCGGCTTGGCTGCCCCCTGGCGAGCGTGGCGCTTCGCGAGCTTCAGGCTCAACTCCTTCGGGAGGGTCTCCAGGACCAGGCCGTACTGCTTACTATCAGCCTGGACGCTGAACGCGATACGCCTGCACAGCTTGCTAAGTACGCTCGCGTCTTCGGGGCGGAGCCATCGCTGTGGCATCTACTGACTGCGCCTTCAGAACAGGCGCTCCGGACAGTGCTGGAAAGTTACGGGCAGGATCGGGTGAAGGTCTACGATGAGAACGGCCGTTTCACCGGCCGATACCGTCACGTCCTCAAGGTCTTCCTGCTGGACCAGGCTGGGAATGTGCGCAACATCTACAGCGCAGGGTCGCTGGTGCCACAGGTCATGGTGAACGACATCAAAACGGTGCTAGCCGCCTCGACCGCCGACCGACCCAATTAA
- a CDS encoding nucleotidyltransferase domain-containing protein, with protein sequence MKRLYRLSQEERSAIRDQIAAELSREPDVLFAYVYGSFVDSDAFHDVDIGIYLSTDQTNGDIAANLSAHLSGKIKMPVDARVLNGAPVSFRFHVLRGECLLSRNDDLRTDIMEDTMRRYFDIAPVLRHATKEAFGT encoded by the coding sequence ATGAAACGGCTCTACCGACTGAGCCAGGAAGAACGCAGCGCGATTCGGGATCAGATCGCTGCCGAGCTTTCACGTGAGCCCGACGTGCTCTTCGCCTACGTCTACGGCTCATTTGTCGACTCTGACGCCTTCCACGATGTAGACATCGGGATCTACCTATCCACCGACCAGACTAACGGCGACATTGCTGCCAATCTGTCGGCTCACCTGAGCGGCAAGATCAAGATGCCAGTCGATGCCCGCGTCCTGAACGGGGCGCCGGTCTCCTTCCGCTTCCACGTCTTGCGTGGTGAGTGTTTGCTCAGTCGCAACGACGACCTCCGCACCGACATCATGGAGGACACCATGCGGCGCTATTTCGACATCGCCCCAGTGCTTCGTCATGCCACGAAGGAGGCCTTCGGCACATGA
- a CDS encoding peroxiredoxin: protein MTDNQRCSVGVGDEVPQFQLETFEPANGGFGTVSLETLKQKEKWTVLFFYPADFTFVUATEHAALAERYEQLRALQTEVITVSTATKFVHLAWQREEKLLQGARYPMGADPTGTVARLFGVYDEQTGLPLRGTFIISPEGKLVSAEIHFYNVGRNIDELLRKVKANRHLADHPHEVCPAQWKEAGDKTLTPSAQLVGRVAEAMQ from the coding sequence ATGACAGACAATCAGCGCTGTAGTGTGGGGGTGGGGGACGAGGTGCCCCAGTTTCAGTTGGAGACATTTGAGCCGGCCAACGGGGGGTTCGGGACGGTCAGCCTTGAAACGCTCAAGCAGAAGGAGAAGTGGACGGTGCTCTTCTTCTACCCGGCCGATTTTACCTTCGTCTGAGCAACGGAACATGCCGCTCTGGCAGAGCGGTACGAACAGTTGCGGGCGCTTCAGACCGAGGTCATTACGGTGAGTACCGCCACCAAGTTCGTTCACTTGGCCTGGCAGCGAGAGGAAAAGCTCCTGCAAGGCGCCAGATATCCGATGGGGGCGGATCCCACGGGGACTGTCGCCCGGCTGTTTGGGGTCTATGATGAGCAGACCGGCCTTCCGCTCAGGGGAACCTTCATCATCAGTCCGGAAGGGAAATTAGTGAGCGCCGAGATCCACTTCTATAACGTAGGCAGGAATATCGACGAGCTCCTTCGGAAGGTGAAGGCAAATCGCCATCTCGCCGATCACCCTCATGAGGTCTGTCCCGCTCAGTGGAAGGAGGCGGGAGACAAAACCCTCACACCTTCCGCCCAACTGGTCGGACGGGTCGCGGAGGCGATGCAATAA
- a CDS encoding ATP-dependent RecD-like DNA helicase produces the protein MPARSYDTLQGTLERITYVNEENHYVVARLQVSGRRDLATIVGNLPTVTPGETLKLTGEWVQHNRYGEQFKVEAFETISPATLTGIEKYLGSGLIKGIGPIFAKRLVEVFGIDTLRLIEEEPSRLLTVDGIGEVRLQRIRTAWEEQKEIREVMIFLQGHGVSSAYAAKIFKTYGKSSIAIVQENPYRLAKDIYGIGFKTADRIAQAIGIEKHSPLRVEAGVIYVLNELAGEGHVYYPIGDLTKASAGILEVDEDLVTQAVERLRHEEQVICLPVRDRTQMDEPEPQGVAAYLASLYAAEEGVARRLQALAEGGELPADIDIERAILWAEQTNRLHLAEQQKEAIREALIRKLLVITGGPGTGKTTILRCILQILDKKHRRMLLCSPTGRAAKRMSEATGREAKTIHRLLEFSPKDGRFKRDQHRPLEADLVIVDEASMIDIVLMNSLLKAIPPAAGLILVGDVDQLPSVGPGAVLRDIIASGFVQVIRLSEIFRQARESQIVVNAHRINRGEMPFCTDWEAQEHGDCYLLAKQEALEVQAAILELAARGLPTRHRVDPMEELQILSPMQKGPIGAMQLNQALQALLNPSGPELLRAGRLYRLGDRVMQIRNNYDKDVYNGDIGRIVALDLEDREVTVRFDDRHVTYDFNELDELALAYAVTIHKSQGSEYPVVIIPVHTAHYVMLQRNLLYTAITRGKRLVVLVGTKKAIAIAVKNQKIQLRYTGLVARLQKGLSADNAQAGNPEPALSL, from the coding sequence ATGCCTGCGCGATCATACGACACGCTCCAGGGAACGCTGGAGCGAATCACGTACGTCAACGAAGAGAACCACTATGTGGTGGCCAGGCTCCAGGTCTCCGGGCGGCGCGACCTGGCCACCATTGTGGGGAACCTGCCGACCGTCACGCCGGGCGAAACCCTCAAGCTGACCGGCGAGTGGGTCCAGCACAACCGATACGGCGAACAGTTTAAGGTCGAAGCCTTCGAAACCATCTCCCCCGCCACGCTCACCGGTATCGAGAAGTATCTGGGCTCCGGCCTCATCAAGGGGATCGGCCCGATCTTCGCCAAAAGACTGGTGGAGGTCTTCGGCATCGACACCCTGCGCCTCATCGAGGAGGAGCCTTCCCGCCTGCTCACGGTCGATGGGATCGGCGAGGTCAGACTTCAGCGAATTCGGACCGCCTGGGAGGAGCAGAAAGAGATCCGGGAGGTCATGATCTTCCTGCAGGGCCATGGCGTGTCCTCCGCCTATGCCGCCAAGATCTTCAAGACCTACGGAAAATCCTCGATCGCCATCGTCCAGGAGAATCCCTACCGGCTGGCCAAGGATATTTACGGAATCGGCTTCAAGACCGCCGACCGGATCGCCCAGGCGATCGGGATCGAGAAGCATTCGCCGCTGCGGGTAGAGGCCGGCGTCATCTATGTCCTGAATGAGCTGGCCGGTGAAGGCCATGTGTACTACCCGATCGGTGACCTGACGAAAGCAAGCGCCGGTATTTTAGAGGTGGACGAGGATCTGGTAACTCAGGCGGTTGAGCGGCTTCGACACGAAGAGCAGGTCATCTGCCTGCCTGTGCGTGACCGCACGCAGATGGATGAGCCAGAGCCGCAAGGAGTGGCGGCCTACCTTGCCTCGCTGTATGCGGCGGAAGAAGGGGTCGCCAGGCGGCTGCAGGCCCTGGCTGAAGGCGGCGAGCTCCCCGCGGACATCGACATCGAACGCGCCATTCTCTGGGCGGAGCAGACGAATAGGCTGCACTTGGCGGAGCAACAGAAAGAGGCGATCCGTGAGGCCCTCATACGCAAGCTGCTGGTCATCACCGGCGGTCCCGGTACCGGTAAGACGACCATCTTGAGATGCATTCTGCAGATCCTGGACAAGAAACATCGCCGGATGCTCCTTTGCTCTCCCACGGGGCGGGCGGCGAAGCGGATGAGCGAGGCTACGGGTCGGGAGGCCAAGACCATCCACCGCCTCCTGGAGTTCAGCCCCAAGGATGGTCGATTCAAGCGAGACCAGCACAGACCGCTGGAGGCCGATCTGGTGATCGTGGATGAGGCCTCGATGATCGATATCGTGCTGATGAACTCCCTCCTGAAGGCCATCCCGCCGGCTGCCGGTCTGATTCTGGTGGGTGACGTGGACCAGCTCCCCTCGGTCGGGCCGGGCGCGGTGCTGCGCGACATCATTGCGTCGGGTTTTGTGCAGGTCATCCGACTATCCGAGATCTTCCGGCAGGCCAGGGAGAGCCAGATTGTGGTCAATGCCCACCGGATCAATCGGGGGGAGATGCCGTTCTGCACTGATTGGGAGGCTCAGGAGCACGGTGACTGTTACCTGCTCGCCAAACAAGAGGCGCTGGAGGTCCAGGCGGCGATCCTGGAGCTGGCGGCGCGGGGGCTGCCGACACGGCATCGCGTAGACCCGATGGAGGAGTTGCAGATTCTGAGCCCGATGCAGAAAGGACCGATCGGCGCCATGCAACTGAATCAGGCGTTGCAGGCGCTCCTGAACCCGTCAGGGCCGGAACTGCTTCGCGCCGGTCGCCTCTATCGGCTGGGAGACCGCGTGATGCAGATCAGGAACAACTACGACAAGGACGTCTATAACGGGGACATCGGGCGGATCGTCGCGCTCGACCTGGAGGACCGCGAAGTTACCGTTCGGTTTGACGACCGCCACGTCACCTACGACTTCAACGAGCTGGATGAGTTGGCGCTTGCCTATGCCGTCACGATCCACAAGAGCCAGGGCAGCGAATATCCGGTGGTCATCATCCCGGTTCACACCGCGCATTACGTTATGCTTCAGCGAAACCTCCTCTACACCGCCATTACGCGAGGCAAGCGCCTGGTCGTCCTGGTAGGAACCAAGAAGGCAATCGCCATCGCCGTGAAAAACCAGAAGATCCAGCTTCGCTACACGGGCCTCGTGGCTCGACTGCAAAAGGGCCTGTCTGCGGATAATGCTCAGGCCGGCAACCCGGAGCCCGCACTTTCACTCTAG
- the recQ gene encoding DNA helicase RecQ, with translation MENIRHTVKRVWGYDALLPLQEEAIGAVLARRDSIVILPTGGGKSLCYQAPAAALGKLAVVVSPLIALMKDQVDGLTTAGVPAAFLNSSLTPNERRLVEGNVANGRYHLLYVAPERLMLPPCLRLLKQAGVAFFAIDEAHCISQWGHDFRPEYRQLKAVREAFPDVAIHAFTATATPRVRADIVTELALREPEILVGSFDRPNLVYRVRRRTDRLQQVTEALERHRGTAGIIYCIRRAEVDQLTDALRRRGYRAVAYHAGLADAERRRAQDDFIAERADVVVATVAFGMGIDRSDVRYVIHAGMPKSIEHYQQEAGRAGRDGLPSECLLLYAGGDFGLWRSILMAEGLPAPGALPKLSEMYNYCQGAACRHRFLVNYFGQAYRTDTCGACDICLGEVAVEDGSATLAQQILACVTEMGERFGADYVTDVLRGAETARIARMRHSRLDTYGVLRQYPKATVRNWIEQLEGQGYLARGEGEYPTLDVTAQGHRVLRGEDAAPLLRTVGRPSREAPSRLARRAVSPGLGRTNDEDLFETLRVLRRTMAQERGIPPYLIFSDASLREMARERPTTEDAFLQIKGVGQRKLQDLGQCFLACIRQHEATSTGGTSPAPSITRSPTTRD, from the coding sequence GTGGAGAACATCAGGCACACCGTAAAGCGTGTGTGGGGCTACGACGCGCTCCTCCCATTGCAGGAAGAGGCCATAGGGGCCGTGCTGGCGCGGCGGGATTCTATCGTCATCCTACCGACGGGAGGCGGAAAGTCGCTCTGCTATCAGGCGCCGGCGGCGGCGTTGGGGAAGCTGGCCGTGGTGGTGTCGCCCCTCATCGCCCTCATGAAGGACCAGGTGGACGGACTCACGACCGCCGGGGTGCCGGCCGCCTTCCTGAACAGCAGCCTGACGCCAAACGAGCGACGGCTGGTGGAAGGAAACGTGGCCAACGGGCGGTATCACCTCCTGTACGTGGCCCCCGAGCGGCTGATGCTTCCTCCCTGCCTGAGGTTGCTGAAGCAAGCCGGAGTGGCATTCTTCGCGATCGACGAGGCGCACTGTATCAGCCAGTGGGGGCACGACTTCCGGCCGGAGTATCGGCAGCTTAAGGCGGTGCGAGAGGCCTTTCCGGACGTAGCCATCCATGCCTTCACCGCCACGGCCACGCCGCGGGTTCGGGCGGACATCGTCACGGAGTTGGCGCTGCGGGAACCCGAAATACTGGTTGGGAGCTTCGACCGTCCAAATCTGGTCTACCGGGTGCGCCGGCGCACGGATCGGTTACAACAGGTCACGGAAGCATTGGAGCGGCACCGGGGAACGGCCGGGATCATCTACTGCATCCGCCGGGCAGAGGTGGACCAGCTCACCGATGCGTTGCGACGGCGGGGATATCGGGCAGTGGCGTATCACGCCGGGTTGGCCGACGCCGAACGACGGCGCGCTCAGGACGACTTCATTGCGGAACGGGCGGATGTCGTGGTGGCCACGGTGGCGTTCGGGATGGGCATTGACCGGTCCGACGTGCGCTACGTCATCCACGCCGGAATGCCCAAGTCCATCGAGCACTACCAGCAGGAGGCGGGCCGGGCCGGGCGCGACGGTCTGCCGTCGGAGTGCCTGCTGCTCTACGCCGGCGGCGACTTCGGCCTGTGGCGGTCCATCCTGATGGCAGAGGGGCTGCCGGCGCCGGGCGCCCTGCCGAAGCTCAGTGAGATGTACAACTACTGCCAGGGCGCCGCCTGTCGGCACCGCTTTCTCGTGAACTACTTCGGCCAGGCATACCGCACGGACACGTGCGGGGCCTGCGACATCTGCCTCGGCGAGGTGGCCGTTGAGGACGGCTCGGCGACGCTGGCGCAACAGATCCTCGCCTGCGTTACAGAGATGGGAGAGCGATTCGGCGCCGACTACGTGACGGACGTCCTGCGTGGGGCCGAAACCGCCCGGATCGCGAGGATGCGTCACAGTCGGCTGGATACCTACGGCGTGCTGCGACAGTACCCGAAGGCGACGGTGCGGAACTGGATTGAGCAACTCGAGGGACAGGGATATCTGGCGCGTGGCGAGGGCGAGTACCCGACGCTCGACGTAACTGCACAGGGTCATCGGGTCCTTCGGGGAGAAGATGCAGCGCCGCTTCTTCGGACGGTCGGCAGACCCTCGCGCGAGGCGCCGTCCAGGCTCGCGCGCCGGGCCGTGTCGCCGGGCCTGGGACGAACGAACGATGAGGACCTGTTCGAGACGCTCCGCGTCCTCCGTCGGACCATGGCCCAAGAGCGGGGCATCCCACCCTACCTCATCTTCAGTGACGCCAGCCTGCGTGAGATGGCACGAGAACGCCCCACCACCGAGGACGCCTTCCTGCAGATCAAGGGGGTCGGCCAGCGCAAACTCCAGGATCTCGGCCAATGCTTTCTGGCCTGCATCCGTCAGCATGAAGCCACCTCCACGGGCGGCACTTCGCCTGCGCCCTCCATCACCCGCTCGCCTACTACGCGGGACTGA
- a CDS encoding HEPN domain-containing protein, which yields MKEEARTLLEKGYRALHAAETLLRDDDYEFAAGRAYYAMLHAAQALLREHDLRYRKHTSVHAAFGQHFAKTGRLDPKFHGWLLDAFDDRTRGDYDADVSFDRESIAMRIEQAREFLAIARQCLERSA from the coding sequence ATGAAGGAAGAGGCCCGGACACTCCTTGAGAAGGGTTACCGCGCCTTGCACGCTGCGGAGACGCTTCTTCGCGATGACGATTACGAATTTGCGGCTGGTCGAGCCTATTATGCAATGTTGCACGCGGCTCAGGCTTTGCTGCGAGAGCATGACCTGAGGTATCGCAAACACACGAGCGTACACGCAGCATTCGGGCAGCACTTTGCCAAGACTGGCCGACTCGATCCAAAATTTCACGGTTGGCTGCTGGATGCCTTTGATGATCGGACCCGTGGTGACTACGATGCCGATGTTTCGTTCGATCGGGAGTCCATCGCAATGCGGATCGAGCAGGCCAGAGAGTTTCTGGCAATCGCCAGGCAGTGCCTGGAAAGAAGCGCATAA
- the iscX gene encoding Fe-S cluster assembly protein IscX — MSLFWDDTYEIAAALIQSHPEQDPLEVPFTTLHKWITELPDFDDDPNGFSEAKLEAVQMAWYEEATG, encoded by the coding sequence ATGAGCCTGTTCTGGGACGACACGTACGAGATCGCGGCGGCCCTAATTCAGTCGCATCCTGAGCAGGATCCCCTGGAGGTCCCGTTCACCACTCTGCACAAGTGGATTACTGAACTCCCGGACTTCGACGACGATCCCAACGGCTTCTCGGAAGCCAAGTTGGAGGCGGTGCAGATGGCCTGGTACGAGGAGGCGACAGGCTAA
- a CDS encoding nucleotidyltransferase domain-containing protein → MKTDIKTLMAELKEGLQALYGDRLKGLYLFGSYARHEADEESDVDVLVVLDRVDNYSQEIDRTGQMVSVLSLEHGVTISRVFATEQRWLEDQTMFFLNVREEAVPV, encoded by the coding sequence ATGAAGACCGATATCAAGACGCTCATGGCAGAGCTAAAGGAAGGGCTGCAGGCGCTCTACGGCGATCGCCTGAAGGGCCTGTATCTGTTCGGCTCCTATGCTCGCCATGAGGCTGATGAAGAGTCTGATGTGGACGTACTGGTCGTCCTGGATCGCGTAGACAACTATTCCCAGGAAATCGACCGGACCGGCCAAATGGTTTCGGTCCTCTCCTTGGAGCACGGGGTCACTATCAGCCGGGTCTTCGCGACTGAGCAGCGGTGGTTAGAAGATCAGACGATGTTCTTCTTGAATGTCCGGGAAGAGGCCGTCCCGGTATGA
- a CDS encoding Fe-Mn family superoxide dismutase, with translation MAYEARNYEQLLGIEGLSDPLMKNHFTLYQGYVANTNKLADALCQMLKDGKTAAPEYAELKRRFGWEFNGMRLHEYYFGNMVKGGRGLDPASELCQKLTADFGSYDNWQKDFKGSGAMRGIGWVVVYLDPVANRMCNAWIGEHDTGHLSGGVPLLIMDVFEHAFMIDYGLKRADYIETFFRAIDWSAVTARYTNAPKVTL, from the coding sequence ATGGCTTACGAGGCAAGAAATTACGAGCAGTTGCTGGGAATCGAGGGATTGAGCGATCCGCTCATGAAAAATCATTTTACGCTCTACCAGGGGTATGTCGCCAATACCAATAAACTGGCCGACGCGCTGTGTCAGATGCTGAAAGACGGGAAGACTGCCGCGCCGGAATACGCGGAGTTGAAGCGGCGATTTGGCTGGGAATTTAACGGAATGCGCTTGCATGAGTACTATTTTGGGAATATGGTGAAAGGCGGGAGGGGCTTGGATCCGGCCTCAGAGCTCTGTCAGAAACTTACAGCAGACTTCGGCTCATACGACAATTGGCAGAAGGACTTCAAGGGATCGGGAGCCATGCGGGGGATCGGCTGGGTGGTCGTATACCTGGACCCGGTCGCCAATCGAATGTGCAATGCCTGGATCGGTGAACATGACACCGGGCACCTGTCCGGAGGCGTCCCGTTGCTGATTATGGATGTGTTTGAACATGCGTTTATGATTGACTATGGGCTGAAGCGAGCCGATTACATCGAGACCTTCTTTCGAGCTATCGACTGGTCGGCTGTGACGGCGCGGTACACCAACGCCCCGAAAGTAACCCTATAG
- a CDS encoding selenium-binding family protein codes for MRPYHRPVGWLWLIAITLMVGTAFADETCQSPFLPKVTGQEDYVYVWTLGIKGVGDGNDSLVTVDVHPKSKTYGQIIHRAPVPGQHEAHHAGFTDDRRYLWAGGLDDSYIFIFDVASDPARPKLVKTITSFVKDTGGLVGPHTFYALPGRMLITALSNANDSSGRTGLAEYSNEGRFIRTIWMPKEAPYGYDVRVNINLNRMLTSSFTGKKNYMRPLGELIKDAEAMKEFGDTVVVWDFHARKPLQVLQVPGAPLELRWALMPNHHYAFTATALGHRLVLIHQQADGTWATKVIADLGNTLPVDISIAPDDSKLYVASFMDGMLRVYDISNPFEAKLIEQVKVGEMANMVSESWDGTRLYVTNSLLSKWDKPGDYWLKAYAWENGKLAHKFTTDFNAVGRAHLMNFGSKGLRTKGE; via the coding sequence ATGAGACCATATCATCGCCCGGTAGGATGGCTCTGGCTGATAGCGATCACCTTGATGGTCGGGACGGCTTTTGCCGATGAGACCTGCCAGTCACCGTTCCTCCCAAAGGTGACCGGGCAGGAGGACTATGTCTATGTCTGGACGCTGGGAATTAAGGGGGTGGGCGACGGCAACGACAGCCTCGTGACCGTCGACGTACATCCTAAGTCCAAGACCTACGGGCAGATCATCCACCGGGCCCCGGTGCCGGGGCAACATGAGGCCCATCATGCTGGGTTTACCGACGATCGGCGGTATCTGTGGGCTGGCGGTCTGGACGACAGCTATATCTTCATCTTCGATGTTGCCTCAGATCCAGCCAGGCCCAAGCTGGTCAAAACGATTACAAGTTTTGTGAAAGACACGGGCGGTCTGGTCGGTCCCCACACCTTCTATGCCCTGCCGGGACGGATGTTGATCACAGCACTCTCGAACGCGAACGACAGCTCAGGCAGGACAGGGCTGGCGGAGTACTCCAACGAAGGGCGTTTCATTCGCACGATCTGGATGCCGAAGGAGGCGCCCTATGGCTATGACGTGCGGGTCAACATTAATCTGAACCGCATGCTCACCTCCTCATTTACCGGGAAGAAGAACTACATGCGGCCGCTCGGCGAGTTGATTAAAGATGCGGAGGCGATGAAGGAGTTCGGCGATACGGTCGTCGTGTGGGACTTCCATGCCCGAAAGCCGCTGCAGGTCCTGCAAGTCCCCGGCGCGCCGCTGGAACTGCGCTGGGCGCTCATGCCGAACCACCACTACGCCTTTACAGCAACGGCTCTCGGCCATCGACTTGTCCTGATCCACCAGCAAGCGGACGGCACCTGGGCGACCAAGGTGATCGCCGATCTCGGTAACACGCTCCCCGTCGATATCAGCATCGCCCCGGATGACAGCAAGCTTTACGTGGCCTCATTTATGGATGGCATGCTTCGCGTCTACGACATCTCCAATCCCTTTGAGGCCAAGCTGATCGAGCAGGTAAAGGTGGGCGAGATGGCGAATATGGTATCCGAATCGTGGGACGGCACGCGCCTCTACGTCACCAACTCACTCCTCTCGAAATGGGATAAGCCGGGGGACTACTGGCTAAAGGCCTATGCGTGGGAGAACGGGAAGCTCGCCCACAAGTTCACCACGGACTTCAACGCGGTGGGCCGGGCTCACCTCATGAACTTTGGGAGCAAAGGGCTGCGTACCAAGGGTGAGTAG